A region from the Leptospirillum ferriphilum ML-04 genome encodes:
- a CDS encoding 20S proteasome subunit beta: MNDWHNRGSFLELLGEKSLGFPSGAPGPRHFPEGWSETRATTILAFHFSGGVLVAGDRRATAGNRIMTNRVEKVLEIDGSSLMAIAGSPAFAIEMARILEHSFKYYRRSQLAELSVEGKLRMLAQLLRENVPMAMQGFGAVVPIFVTRDSSQAKNQIFFYDILGAHFEGAPFAVAGSGSVEVQGILRYLDRWGMSGRGLVGLSEREALALAMRLLETASFFDSATGGVQAGETIYPIVKILGPEGVHTVPETDLEACYRTEVEGV, from the coding sequence ATGAACGACTGGCACAATCGGGGTTCTTTTCTGGAACTGCTGGGCGAAAAGAGCCTTGGTTTCCCATCCGGTGCGCCCGGACCCCGTCATTTTCCGGAAGGGTGGTCCGAAACCCGCGCCACGACAATTCTTGCCTTTCATTTTTCAGGGGGGGTTCTGGTTGCGGGAGATCGTCGCGCGACGGCCGGAAACCGGATCATGACGAACCGGGTCGAGAAAGTTCTCGAGATCGACGGTTCCTCTCTGATGGCAATCGCTGGCTCCCCTGCTTTTGCGATCGAGATGGCTCGTATCCTGGAGCACTCGTTCAAATATTATCGTCGAAGCCAGCTTGCGGAATTGTCTGTCGAGGGAAAACTTCGTATGCTGGCCCAGTTGCTGAGAGAAAATGTTCCCATGGCGATGCAGGGATTCGGGGCCGTTGTGCCAATCTTCGTGACCCGGGACTCTTCCCAGGCAAAGAACCAGATTTTTTTCTACGACATCCTGGGAGCGCATTTTGAAGGGGCCCCGTTTGCTGTGGCGGGATCGGGCTCTGTCGAGGTGCAGGGAATTCTTCGGTATCTTGACCGGTGGGGGATGTCCGGGAGAGGCCTTGTCGGACTCTCGGAAAGGGAGGCCTTGGCGCTGGCCATGCGATTACTGGAAACCGCCTCTTTTTTTGACTCCGCGACAGGAGGGGTTCAGGCCGGAGAGACCATTTATCCGATTGTGAAAATATTGGGCCCGGAAGGGGTGCATACCGTGCCCGAAACGGATCTGGAAGCCTGTTACCGGACGGAGGTCGAAGGTGTTTGA
- a CDS encoding ubiquitin-like protein UBact: MFNGEEVILFPERKTIPGAPGREIHKDAPAPKRPETKKTGDRLMDRMKKVDPNQSERYRQRTGE; the protein is encoded by the coding sequence ATGTTTAACGGTGAAGAAGTCATACTTTTTCCGGAAAGAAAAACAATTCCAGGAGCCCCCGGACGGGAAATCCACAAGGATGCTCCCGCGCCAAAACGTCCGGAAACAAAAAAAACAGGGGATCGTCTGATGGACCGTATGAAAAAGGTGGATCCAAACCAGTCGGAACGTTACCGTCAAAGAACGGGAGAATAG
- a CDS encoding proteasome accessory factor PafA2 family protein, with amino-acid sequence MTDFSVVMGIETEYGIVRNDLEKSDPVIESMELVRSYQSADLTGWLYQGEDPSLDARGFRVDNLAQDEEEKAFTRSDYKRFFSFHEMKSDRILSNGGRFYNDHTHPEFSTPESSSIMELLHYDRAGLDILRLAKKERERLLGGNGLLSLYRNNTDYHGHSYGCHENYLLPRDIPFDRIVQTSVPFLVARTILLGAGKYGYESSEKRGIIRYQVSQRADFIETLVSVDTMHGRPLVNSRDEPHADRTLFRRLHLILGDANMSEWQTAMKLGMTRLVLRDLLLGGWKPKITLEDPVGAIRMVSKGLRDQPLLRLDTGQWTAIDILEYYADSLEDMKVSRTPEDQWVLSEWRSAIELFRSDPSRLSDRVDWIAKENLLSRFREEEDLSEDDPWLQSLDLEYHNIDPEQGLFFALEESGEMLRLSEEASVRAAMTDPPHRGRPPVRHAIIRRFPDDVVEAGWEKIRFRSGEVVILPLFQRLEEEEISRLVEHIGQLSSPLEIPGTIRHYTERTNS; translated from the coding sequence ATGACAGATTTTTCAGTTGTCATGGGAATCGAGACAGAGTACGGGATTGTCCGCAACGATCTGGAGAAATCCGATCCCGTGATCGAATCGATGGAGCTTGTGCGGTCTTACCAGTCCGCCGATTTGACCGGGTGGCTCTATCAGGGTGAAGACCCTTCTCTCGATGCCAGGGGCTTCCGTGTGGACAATCTTGCTCAGGATGAGGAAGAAAAAGCATTTACCAGGAGTGATTACAAAAGATTCTTTTCCTTTCATGAAATGAAAAGTGACCGGATACTCTCCAACGGAGGACGGTTCTACAACGACCACACCCATCCGGAATTTTCGACGCCCGAGTCTTCCAGCATCATGGAGCTGTTGCACTATGACCGGGCTGGTCTCGATATCCTTCGTCTCGCAAAAAAAGAAAGAGAACGTCTCCTGGGAGGAAACGGGCTCCTCTCCCTTTACCGGAACAATACGGATTATCACGGCCATAGCTATGGCTGCCATGAAAATTATCTGCTTCCCCGGGATATTCCGTTCGACAGGATCGTTCAGACGAGCGTGCCGTTTCTGGTTGCCCGCACGATCCTTCTGGGAGCCGGAAAATATGGATACGAGTCTTCCGAAAAACGGGGAATCATCCGCTACCAGGTTTCCCAGAGGGCAGACTTCATCGAGACCCTTGTCAGCGTTGATACGATGCATGGCCGTCCTCTGGTCAACAGCCGGGATGAACCTCATGCGGACCGGACTCTTTTCCGGCGTCTTCACCTGATCCTGGGAGACGCGAATATGTCGGAATGGCAAACGGCCATGAAGCTCGGAATGACGAGACTGGTCCTGAGAGATCTCCTCCTTGGAGGCTGGAAGCCGAAAATAACCCTGGAAGATCCGGTCGGGGCAATCCGCATGGTTTCAAAGGGACTTCGCGATCAACCTCTTCTTCGACTTGACACAGGGCAGTGGACGGCCATTGATATCCTTGAATATTATGCGGATTCTCTGGAAGACATGAAGGTGAGCCGGACTCCGGAGGATCAATGGGTTCTCTCCGAATGGAGATCGGCCATCGAGTTGTTCAGGTCGGACCCGTCCCGACTTTCGGATCGGGTCGACTGGATCGCCAAGGAAAACTTGCTCTCCCGCTTCCGTGAGGAGGAAGATCTTTCTGAAGACGATCCCTGGCTTCAAAGTCTGGACCTGGAATACCACAATATTGATCCAGAGCAGGGACTTTTTTTTGCCCTGGAGGAATCCGGGGAGATGCTCCGTCTGTCGGAAGAAGCTTCTGTCCGGGCAGCGATGACAGATCCTCCCCATCGGGGCCGTCCCCCGGTGCGGCATGCCATCATTCGGCGTTTCCCCGACGATGTGGTCGAAGCAGGGTGGGAAAAAATCCGGTTCCGCTCCGGAGAGGTGGTCATTCTCCCCTTGTTTCAGCGGTTAGAGGAAGAGGAAATTTCCCGATTGGTCGAGCATATAGGGCAACTCTCCTCTCCCCTGGAGATTCCCGGGACCATCCGTCACTATACAGAGCGGACAAACTCCTAA
- a CDS encoding AAA family ATPase, whose amino-acid sequence MTGSENTIDARIRELAELIDKISHDVSAEDARKDLYRLKKRIFDLTADWSRCAQEREKMEEVLEKLSSPAFRLGTLLGKAGEGLGWVSVGGADYCCQIDPRIRPDELEAGQRVRLNEALSIVGAENPDPFGTVVQVSKVLPDGRLEIGGDKNVAGSPATVVGRAASLQKTKVLPGDSLRLDNTSRLAVEYLGGRQDSHLLEEVPDVSWENVGGQKKAIEEIRKAILNPSLHQDLYSRYRFRSPKGFLLYGPPGCGKTLIGKATAHQLAKEMEAMEGRPVKGVFFHIKGPEIFNMWLGESERIVRELFEQGREARKRGDFPVLFIDEAEAILGTRRSIRSFNIHNTLVPMFCAEMDGMSGSNGFMVILATNRPEMIDPAILRPGRIDRKIRVLRPDRQAAEDIVRLYLTGDIPIEKQSDQDSVEQARDVLVGKFLDELYARTESNAVLEVVLRSGRREILYRSDLSSGALLASIVDRAKEKALLREMEKNGDVPSGVSLQDLLSATEDEFLEGDIVPASDGAEDWMSLLDLRQRDVADLKKFDSSNRERKVLERRAIE is encoded by the coding sequence ATGACCGGCAGTGAGAACACGATTGATGCCCGGATCCGGGAATTGGCGGAACTGATCGACAAAATATCCCATGATGTTTCTGCAGAAGACGCCAGGAAAGATTTGTACCGCCTGAAAAAACGTATTTTTGACCTTACTGCAGACTGGAGCCGTTGCGCCCAGGAGCGGGAAAAAATGGAAGAAGTCCTGGAAAAGCTGAGCAGTCCGGCCTTCCGTTTGGGAACCTTGCTGGGAAAGGCAGGTGAAGGACTGGGCTGGGTTTCGGTGGGCGGAGCCGATTACTGCTGTCAGATCGATCCCCGTATTCGTCCGGACGAGCTCGAAGCCGGCCAACGCGTCCGCCTGAATGAAGCGCTCTCCATTGTCGGGGCGGAAAACCCGGATCCTTTTGGTACGGTCGTTCAGGTCAGCAAGGTTCTTCCTGACGGGCGGCTCGAAATCGGTGGAGACAAGAATGTTGCGGGATCTCCGGCAACCGTCGTCGGAAGGGCTGCTTCCCTTCAGAAAACAAAGGTTCTGCCGGGTGATTCCCTTCGCCTCGACAACACCTCCCGGCTTGCGGTCGAATATCTGGGGGGCCGTCAGGACAGTCATCTTCTGGAAGAAGTTCCTGATGTTTCCTGGGAGAATGTGGGTGGACAGAAAAAAGCCATCGAAGAAATTCGCAAGGCCATTCTGAATCCTTCTCTGCATCAGGATTTGTATTCCCGTTACCGGTTCCGGTCTCCCAAGGGTTTTCTTCTTTACGGACCTCCAGGATGCGGAAAGACCCTGATCGGGAAAGCCACTGCTCATCAGCTTGCCAAGGAAATGGAAGCCATGGAAGGGCGTCCCGTCAAGGGAGTTTTTTTCCACATCAAGGGGCCGGAAATCTTCAACATGTGGCTCGGAGAATCTGAACGCATCGTCCGCGAGCTTTTTGAACAGGGACGTGAAGCCCGGAAAAGGGGAGATTTTCCCGTCCTCTTTATCGATGAAGCCGAGGCTATTCTCGGGACCCGTCGCTCGATTCGTTCTTTCAATATCCACAACACGCTGGTTCCCATGTTCTGTGCGGAGATGGACGGCATGTCCGGATCCAACGGTTTTATGGTCATTCTGGCCACCAACCGGCCGGAGATGATCGATCCGGCAATCCTGCGCCCCGGACGGATCGACCGGAAGATTCGTGTTCTGCGGCCCGACCGGCAGGCGGCGGAGGACATTGTCCGTCTGTATCTGACGGGGGATATCCCGATCGAAAAACAGTCGGACCAGGATTCTGTGGAGCAGGCCCGGGACGTTCTGGTCGGTAAATTTCTGGATGAGCTTTATGCCCGGACGGAATCAAACGCCGTTCTGGAAGTTGTTCTGAGAAGTGGCCGGAGGGAAATCCTTTACCGGTCGGACCTTTCCAGCGGGGCTCTGCTGGCGTCCATTGTCGATCGGGCCAAGGAAAAAGCTCTTTTGAGGGAGATGGAAAAGAACGGAGATGTTCCTTCGGGAGTCTCCCTGCAGGATCTTCTGTCTGCAACGGAGGATGAGTTTCTCGAAGGCGATATTGTGCCGGCCAGCGATGGTGCCGAAGACTGGATGTCTCTTCTCGATTTGCGTCAACGGGATGTGGCAGATCTCAAAAAGTTTGACAGCTCCAACCGTGAGAGAAAGGTTCTCGAGCGTCGGGCCATCGAATGA
- a CDS encoding 2'-deoxycytidine 5'-triphosphate deaminase, with product MGTLSDVQISRLIDAGAIVDPFEGRDALLSRVQPASLDLALGQTAYRIRSSFLPQGDSVSRLLPELSLYPVDLSTHPYLEKGAVYLIPLSEQLSLPPGVEGKTNPKSSTGRVDVFTRVLTEKTHRFDDIPPGYKGHLYLEVFSRSFPLKVKPGLSLSQLRLFENRKILTDLELMNRHRTFPLFWYDGKHKEETEEFRDGVSLGVDLSFESIVGYKARPNTRVLDLTVSSENPAEPFWEPIMRPSSGDLILEPESFYLFASRAKIRIPSDMAGEMVEFDAQSGELRTHYAGFFDPGFGLVEEGARAVLEIRPHDVPFRVVDGQKIFRLRFEWMESPPRHPYGLEIGSNYSRQALKLSKYFGRFPETV from the coding sequence TTGGGAACGTTAAGCGATGTCCAGATCTCCCGCCTGATAGACGCGGGTGCGATCGTCGATCCATTCGAGGGCCGGGATGCTCTTTTGTCGCGTGTACAGCCAGCTTCGCTTGATCTGGCACTTGGTCAGACGGCATACAGAATTCGCTCGAGTTTCCTTCCGCAGGGAGACAGCGTGTCCCGTCTGCTGCCGGAGCTCTCTCTCTACCCCGTCGATCTGAGCACTCATCCTTATCTGGAAAAAGGCGCCGTTTACCTGATCCCTCTGTCGGAACAGCTGTCTCTTCCCCCGGGAGTTGAAGGGAAAACCAATCCCAAAAGCTCGACGGGAAGAGTGGATGTCTTCACAAGAGTGCTGACCGAAAAAACGCACCGCTTCGATGATATTCCACCGGGGTATAAAGGACATCTTTACCTGGAAGTGTTTTCCCGCTCTTTTCCGTTGAAGGTGAAGCCTGGTCTCTCGCTCTCCCAGCTTCGGCTCTTTGAAAACAGGAAGATTCTGACAGATCTGGAGTTGATGAACCGCCACCGCACATTTCCTCTTTTTTGGTACGACGGGAAACACAAGGAGGAGACAGAAGAATTTCGGGACGGGGTGTCGCTGGGAGTCGACCTTTCCTTTGAGTCGATTGTCGGCTACAAAGCGCGTCCGAACACCCGGGTTCTGGACTTGACAGTTTCCTCCGAAAATCCGGCTGAGCCCTTCTGGGAGCCGATCATGCGGCCTTCGTCCGGCGATTTGATTCTTGAGCCAGAATCCTTTTACCTTTTTGCTTCCCGTGCGAAAATCCGCATCCCATCCGATATGGCTGGAGAAATGGTCGAGTTCGATGCTCAATCAGGAGAACTGCGGACACATTACGCGGGATTTTTTGATCCCGGTTTCGGTCTTGTCGAAGAAGGGGCCCGGGCAGTTCTGGAGATTCGTCCCCATGACGTTCCTTTTCGCGTCGTTGATGGCCAGAAGATTTTTCGTCTCCGATTCGAATGGATGGAGAGCCCTCCCCGCCACCCTTATGGCCTTGAAATTGGCTCCAACTACAGCCGACAGGCTCTCAAGCTGAGCAAATATTTTGGCCGCTTTCCGGAAACTGTCTGA
- the bluB gene encoding 5,6-dimethylbenzimidazole synthase yields the protein MEKTDQQAVHPDYSFPEEERRGVYHAIYTRRDIRKEFLPDPVDPKILARLLKAAHHAPSVGFMQPWNFIVIRDPEVRSVLKHAVDKERHAASIIFESPRAEKFLSLKVEAILEAPVVIAVTIDPSRDGPHVLGRLSDPDTDLYSASCGIMNMWLAARAEGIGMGWVTIFRKGDIQNALKLPFHIRPIGLLCLGYVSEFPARPMLESEEWAYRQRLSHLVAVDRWENRSGDFWDELSNSLDEPEEFHWER from the coding sequence ATGGAGAAAACTGATCAGCAAGCGGTCCATCCGGACTATTCCTTTCCAGAGGAAGAAAGGCGGGGAGTCTACCATGCCATTTATACCCGCCGGGATATCCGGAAAGAATTTCTGCCGGATCCTGTTGATCCAAAGATCCTTGCCCGGCTCCTCAAAGCAGCCCATCACGCTCCTTCCGTCGGATTTATGCAGCCCTGGAATTTTATTGTCATCCGGGATCCGGAGGTTCGTTCTGTCCTGAAGCACGCCGTCGACAAAGAGCGACACGCGGCTTCTATCATTTTTGAGTCCCCTCGGGCCGAAAAATTTCTTTCCCTGAAGGTGGAGGCAATTCTCGAGGCTCCTGTCGTTATTGCGGTGACGATTGACCCTTCCCGTGACGGCCCGCATGTCCTCGGTCGTCTCTCTGACCCCGACACGGATCTTTACAGTGCTTCCTGCGGCATTATGAATATGTGGCTTGCGGCGAGAGCAGAAGGAATTGGCATGGGGTGGGTCACCATCTTTCGCAAGGGGGATATACAGAACGCTCTCAAGCTTCCGTTCCATATTCGTCCGATAGGTCTCCTGTGCCTGGGGTACGTCAGCGAGTTCCCCGCTCGACCCATGCTGGAGTCGGAAGAGTGGGCCTACAGACAGCGACTGTCCCACCTTGTGGCTGTCGACAGATGGGAAAACAGAAGTGGCGATTTTTGGGATGAACTGAGCAACAGTCTTGATGAGCCAGAAGAGTTTCATTGGGAACGTTAA
- a CDS encoding KamA family radical SAM protein — translation MEEWQQLLVDGINRSSQLPPPWKSSKDGVGQGEVEKTFPVRINAYYRSLITDPEGPIGRQVIPDPEEVLDFDSPVDPLGEDSDSPVPAIVHRYPDRVLFLVTNQCPIYCRYCTRKRMIGTPEGVVTRSEVEEGIEYIRTHPEVRDVILSGGDPLMLKDDYLEFILSGLRKIPHLEIIRIGSRVPSSLPQRVTPELCAMLKKYHPLFMNLHFNHPDEITPESSLACNMLADAGIPLGCQTVLMKGVNDEAGILKKLFQKLLTIRVKPYYLYQADLTRGANHFRTPVSTGIRIMKELQGHTSGMAIPHFVIDAPGGGGKVPILPPDYLVSMEDGDVVLRNYEGNVYTYPDAPLLDEPAEGDGGQGFRGSGVGTAGERNGKGLGRS, via the coding sequence ATGGAAGAATGGCAACAGCTTCTTGTGGACGGAATCAACCGATCCAGTCAGCTCCCTCCTCCCTGGAAATCCTCCAAGGATGGGGTTGGACAGGGGGAAGTGGAAAAAACCTTTCCTGTCCGAATCAATGCCTATTACCGTTCTTTGATTACAGATCCCGAAGGTCCGATCGGTCGACAGGTCATCCCGGATCCGGAAGAAGTTCTGGATTTTGACAGCCCCGTTGATCCTCTGGGCGAAGATTCAGACAGTCCCGTGCCTGCGATCGTGCACCGTTATCCGGACCGGGTCCTGTTTCTTGTCACGAATCAGTGCCCGATTTACTGTCGTTACTGTACCCGGAAGCGGATGATCGGAACTCCCGAGGGCGTCGTGACACGCAGTGAGGTTGAGGAGGGAATCGAGTATATCCGTACCCATCCGGAGGTCCGGGACGTTATTCTTTCCGGCGGGGATCCGCTGATGCTGAAGGATGATTACCTGGAGTTCATCCTGTCGGGTCTTCGCAAAATTCCCCATCTTGAAATCATCCGGATCGGAAGCCGGGTTCCTTCTTCCCTTCCGCAGCGGGTGACCCCGGAACTCTGCGCCATGCTTAAAAAATATCATCCCCTTTTCATGAACCTTCACTTTAATCATCCCGACGAAATTACCCCCGAATCCTCCCTGGCCTGCAACATGCTCGCCGATGCAGGTATCCCCCTCGGGTGTCAGACGGTCCTGATGAAAGGGGTGAACGATGAGGCCGGAATACTGAAGAAACTTTTTCAAAAGCTCCTGACGATTCGGGTGAAGCCCTATTACCTTTACCAGGCGGATCTCACAAGGGGGGCGAATCATTTTCGGACACCTGTTTCGACCGGAATCCGGATTATGAAAGAGTTGCAGGGCCACACGTCCGGGATGGCCATTCCTCATTTTGTGATTGATGCCCCGGGTGGTGGAGGAAAGGTGCCCATCCTTCCGCCGGACTATCTTGTTTCGATGGAGGACGGCGATGTCGTTCTTCGAAATTACGAAGGAAACGTGTACACTTACCCGGATGCACCTTTACTGGATGAGCCTGCTGAAGGAGATGGAGGGCAGGGATTTCGGGGATCCGGCGTCGGTACGGCGGGAGAAAGAAACGGAAAAGGCCTCGGAAGGTCCTGA
- the ccsA gene encoding cytochrome c biogenesis protein CcsA produces the protein MLLKIAAGFYLGAFILLLWDLLSSRHKAIPWAGITAGVGGALLHTLSLFILFTLRGHFTLISLKEAVSFFSWALVVVFLILEHQRKAHILGVVVFPVSFLSLLFVLGVSTDPAFLRSPTTSILISLHSVLIDLGLASAALAFFVSCFYLTLDMFLRRKIFNLFFNRLPSLEFLDRLNREFNGLGFLFLTLGLIFVMIWSYRTYATIWPWGQRGSWALLVWFLYLALVLLRRRRNFQGKQAAYLSIAGFFLFAMTILAVNLYMGGGHSVF, from the coding sequence TTGCTTCTCAAAATTGCGGCTGGCTTTTATCTCGGAGCGTTTATCCTTCTTCTCTGGGATTTGCTGAGCAGTCGTCATAAAGCCATTCCCTGGGCAGGAATCACCGCTGGTGTGGGGGGAGCGCTTCTTCATACCCTTTCCCTTTTCATTCTGTTTACATTGCGGGGCCACTTTACACTGATATCCCTCAAGGAAGCCGTCTCCTTTTTTTCCTGGGCCCTTGTCGTCGTCTTCCTGATTCTCGAACACCAGAGAAAGGCTCATATTCTGGGCGTCGTTGTTTTCCCGGTCTCATTTCTGAGCCTTCTTTTTGTCCTGGGAGTCTCTACCGATCCTGCGTTTCTCAGAAGCCCCACGACAAGCATTTTAATCTCCCTCCATTCAGTGCTCATCGATCTCGGCCTTGCTTCGGCAGCCCTTGCCTTTTTTGTCTCCTGTTTCTATCTGACACTCGATATGTTTCTCCGAAGAAAAATTTTCAATCTTTTTTTTAACAGATTGCCGTCTCTGGAATTTCTTGATCGCCTGAACCGGGAATTCAATGGACTCGGATTTCTGTTCTTGACCCTCGGACTGATCTTTGTCATGATTTGGTCATACAGAACATACGCTACTATCTGGCCGTGGGGTCAAAGAGGTTCCTGGGCCCTTTTGGTCTGGTTTCTGTATCTTGCACTTGTGCTTCTGCGCAGGCGAAGAAACTTTCAGGGGAAGCAGGCTGCCTATCTTTCGATAGCGGGCTTCTTTCTTTTTGCAATGACGATCCTTGCGGTGAATCTTTACATGGGAGGCGGTCATTCCGTTTTCTGA
- the hemA gene encoding glutamyl-tRNA reductase, whose product MLKLTLAGVNHKTTPIEIRERLAYPKEHLNDALKALSRREGVLEAMILSTCNRVEILVVTAHVSPDPEFFLSFLQETHPVLQDHSLRPYLYHLTGQEAALHFFEVTASLDSLVIGEPQITGQVKEAYERARSLHLVGPMLNQVFQRAISSSKRVRTETGISNLPVSISYAACQLARKIFQDMRDKNVLLLGGGDMAQLTARHMRKMGVGSLTLMLRDEKKGKELAVEYQALYAPFSELENTLVHSDMVVCSTGADTYLINEKMVASVHSRRKAGTLFMIDIAVPRNIDPAITRHSGIFLYNIDDLKTVVEANQREREYEALQAREIVREELSTFARWLADRSTVPLIQSLRNHTESLRIAELDRYQAVLSTLTPETREKVDLLTRSLINKILHPTYQAIRQSPDVDEVREWVTKCYGLPADLPRSSEEPSPGENSGSLSLPGSSFVEGESPA is encoded by the coding sequence TTGCTGAAACTGACTCTGGCGGGGGTCAATCATAAAACAACCCCGATCGAGATCCGGGAAAGGCTGGCATACCCGAAGGAACATCTGAACGACGCGCTCAAGGCTCTCTCCCGGCGCGAGGGTGTTCTTGAGGCGATGATCCTTTCGACCTGCAACAGGGTAGAAATCCTCGTCGTCACCGCACATGTCTCTCCTGATCCCGAGTTTTTTCTCTCCTTTCTCCAGGAAACCCATCCGGTCCTGCAGGACCATTCTCTTCGACCATATCTTTATCATTTGACTGGCCAGGAAGCGGCGCTTCACTTTTTTGAAGTGACTGCAAGTCTTGATTCCCTTGTCATCGGAGAACCTCAGATCACCGGACAAGTGAAAGAAGCATATGAAAGGGCCAGATCTCTTCACCTTGTCGGCCCCATGCTGAATCAGGTCTTTCAGAGAGCGATTTCCTCCTCAAAGCGGGTTCGGACGGAAACCGGCATCAGCAACTTGCCGGTTTCCATCAGTTATGCGGCTTGCCAGCTGGCACGGAAAATCTTCCAGGACATGCGGGACAAAAATGTTCTTCTCCTTGGCGGCGGAGACATGGCCCAACTGACTGCCCGCCACATGCGCAAGATGGGCGTGGGTTCTCTCACACTGATGCTGCGGGACGAAAAAAAAGGTAAAGAGCTGGCGGTGGAATACCAGGCTCTTTATGCCCCGTTTTCAGAACTCGAAAATACCCTGGTCCATTCCGATATGGTTGTCTGTTCAACGGGAGCGGACACATACCTGATCAATGAAAAGATGGTGGCATCTGTCCATTCCCGTAGAAAAGCCGGAACTCTATTTATGATCGACATTGCCGTTCCCAGAAATATCGACCCGGCGATTACACGTCATTCAGGGATCTTTTTGTACAACATTGATGATTTGAAGACGGTGGTGGAGGCCAACCAGAGGGAACGCGAATATGAAGCCCTGCAGGCAAGGGAAATTGTCCGGGAGGAATTATCGACCTTTGCCCGCTGGCTTGCGGATCGTTCCACGGTCCCCCTGATCCAGTCCCTTCGGAATCACACAGAATCCCTCCGAATCGCCGAACTGGATCGCTATCAGGCCGTCTTGTCTACTCTCACTCCGGAAACACGCGAAAAAGTCGATCTTCTGACCCGATCCCTGATCAATAAAATCCTGCATCCCACCTATCAAGCTATCCGCCAATCCCCGGATGTGGACGAGGTCCGGGAATGGGTCACCAAATGCTATGGTTTGCCTGCAGACCTGCCGAGATCCTCGGAGGAGCCTTCTCCGGGAGAAAACTCGGGATCGCTCTCTCTTCCCGGTTCCTCTTTCGTCGAGGGAGAATCACCCGCCTGA
- the hemC gene encoding hydroxymethylbilane synthase: MSLMPLKIGSRGSELALWQARHVASMIESVSGILPEIVVIKTTGDIILDRQLSEVGGKGLFVKEIEEALLRKEIDLAVHSMKDVPAFLPPGLTLAATLKREDPRDVFLSPHYPDIKSLPHKARVGTSSLRRLAQIREFRSDLEFIPLRGNVGTRIRKMEDGVVEAIILAGAGLLRLGHANRVREWISPQVLLPAIGQGALGLEIRTDDETTGTLIRSLSDESTHLSVAAERGVLQSLNGGCQVPIAAYAVWEKNRTLSLEGRVLDISGTRRIHARETRDIATIDEAYQMGMDLGNRLLADGAEEILNSILKKSS; the protein is encoded by the coding sequence ATGTCTCTCATGCCATTGAAAATCGGGTCCCGCGGTTCAGAGCTTGCCTTGTGGCAAGCCAGGCATGTTGCCTCCATGATTGAATCCGTCTCGGGGATTCTCCCGGAAATTGTCGTTATCAAAACAACCGGCGATATCATTCTGGACCGGCAACTTTCGGAGGTCGGAGGAAAGGGCCTTTTTGTCAAGGAAATTGAGGAAGCCCTCCTGAGAAAAGAAATTGACCTTGCAGTCCACAGCATGAAAGACGTTCCCGCCTTTCTTCCTCCGGGACTGACTCTTGCCGCTACCCTGAAAAGAGAAGACCCGAGGGATGTCTTTCTGTCGCCGCATTATCCGGACATCAAAAGTCTTCCCCACAAAGCTCGTGTTGGCACATCTTCTCTCCGAAGACTTGCACAAATAAGAGAATTCCGGAGCGATCTGGAGTTCATTCCGCTCAGAGGAAATGTCGGGACGCGGATCCGAAAAATGGAAGACGGCGTCGTCGAGGCGATCATTCTGGCAGGAGCGGGACTTCTCCGGCTCGGTCATGCCAACAGGGTCAGGGAATGGATCTCTCCCCAGGTTCTTTTGCCTGCCATCGGTCAGGGCGCACTCGGACTCGAGATCAGGACAGATGACGAAACCACCGGAACACTGATCCGCTCCCTTTCCGATGAATCGACACATCTGTCTGTCGCAGCTGAACGGGGTGTCCTGCAAAGCTTGAACGGGGGATGTCAGGTTCCTATTGCCGCCTATGCTGTCTGGGAAAAAAACCGGACATTGTCGTTGGAGGGTCGGGTTCTGGACATCTCCGGAACCCGACGCATCCATGCCCGGGAAACCCGGGATATTGCGACGATTGATGAGGCTTATCAAATGGGCATGGACCTTGGGAATCGACTTCTCGCCGACGGAGCGGAAGAAATCCTCAACAGCATTTTAAAAAAATCGTCCTGA